The Streptomyces fungicidicus nucleotide sequence GTCGGCGCTGTCGAAGGAGACCATCTCGACCTTGTCGTTGTTCACCTTCAGCGCGCCCTTGTACGAAGGGTTCTTGGTGAAGGTGGCGCTGACCAGGGCGCCGTCCTCGACCTTGCTCTCGATGGTGTAGGGGCCGGAGCCGTCGACGTCGAAGCCCTCGCGCAGCTTGCCCTTGTCGTAGTCCTCGGAGTTGACGATGCCGGCGACCGGGGTGGACAGCTTGTACGGGAAGGTGGCGTCGGCGCTCTTGAGGTGGAAGATCACCTCGCGGTCGCCCTGCGTCTCGACGGTGTCGATGGTGGACAGCAGCGCGAACACACCGCTGTCGCCCTCGAGGGAGAGGGCACGCTCGATGGAGAACTTCACGTCCTCCGCGGTGATCGCGTCGCCGTTCGAGAACTTCAGACCGTCACGCAGGGTGCAGCTGTAGCGCTCGTTGCCGGCGTCGGTGAATCCGCACGACTCGGCGGCCTCGGGCACCGGCTCGCCGTCGCCCCGCGGCTGGACCATCAGGGTCTGCACGGTCTGCCGCAGGATGTTCCAGGTACCGACGTCATAGGCCCAGGCGGGGTCGAGGGGCGCGAGGCCCTCCTCCTCGGAGGCGGTGAACCGGTCCGTGGTGCCCACGACGATCGCGTCGCCGCTTCCGCTCCCGCCCTCGCTGTCGCCGCAGGCGGCGAGCACCGGCGCGAGCAGGCCCATCGCTGCCGCCAGCACCAAAGTCTTGCGGTTCATGCTCGAGTTTCTCCAGGACTGTCGACTCCGTGTATCCAGCACGCAGGGGTTGTTGCAGCGGACCACGGGGATAGGGGGCGAGGTTCTCGCGACGAGATTAGTCCGCGCCCGCAGGACCACTCGCAGCCACCGGAGTTGAGGGCTCATCACGCAGTGAGACCGGGTGTGAACGCACCGGTAAAGGTGACGGGGGAAGGATTAGTGCAGCTTTCCATCAATCGGGACACAAGGGCGCACCGGCGACCCCCGAAATGGTGCGGAAGGCACACCTGGACATCGTTGTCGATGCCCTCTCGCGTGATGAACATCACATGTGAAAACGGGCTGAACGGTACTGGAATTCAGCCACGCACCGCCTCATCGAATTCTTCCGGACACGGGCCGCGATCATGCGGACGGAAGAGGTCGGGAATTCCGGCGGTAACACCGCTGCGCTGGGTGAACGCCTAGCGCATTTCCGTCATCAGACCGCGCAGGAATGTCAGGTCCACCGCTTCCAGGGAGGGCACGACGGTCCGCCGGACGGCCGGGGTGATCGGACCCACCGAGGGCACCGCGACGACATGGCAGCCCGCCGCCTCGGCGGCGGTCACACCGGTCACGGTGTCCTCGACGACGGCGCACCACAGGGGGTCCACGCCGAGCCCGCCGGCCGCGGCGAGATACGGGTCGGGGTGCGGCTTGGTGCGCGGCACCTCGTCGCCGGCGACCGACAGCGCGAAGTGGTGCGGGCCAAGGGTGGTCAGCACCCGGTCGATGATGCGCCGGTGGGAGGCGGAGACGAGCGCCGTGGGGATCTCGAACTCGGACAGTTCGGCGAGCAGCCGCGCGGCGCCGGGCATCAGCGGCAGGGCGCGGTCGATGCGGTCCTCGAAGCCGTCGTTGAGCAGCACCGTCAGTTCGTCGAGGCCGATGTCGGCGCCGGTCGCCTCGATGAGGAAGCCGGCGCTGCGGGTCATGGGGCCGCCGACCACGACATGGCGCCAGGAGTCGTCGAGGGTGTGGCCGAGCGAGGCGAAGACCTCCACCTCGACGTCCCACCAGAAGCCCTCGGTGTCCACCAGGGTGCCGTCCATGTCGAGGAGCACGGCCTGCAGTGACGAGCCTTCGGCCGTCCGGGTTCCGAGCGCGGGGACCGTACTGGTCATCCACGTACCTCCTTATGGGGACGATCAGGCCGGTTCCCACGAGGGGAACCGGCCTGCAGTGGACCGACCAGTGTACGTCGTACGGGGAGCGAATGCCTGGTGTGGCCGCTGAGCGCCGTACGCGTCGCTCAGCGGGCGTTGAAGTACTTCGCCTCCGGGTGGTGGATGACGATGGCGTCCGTGGACTGCTCGGGGTGCAGCTGGAACTCCTCGGACAGCTGCACGCCGATGCGCTCCGGCTCCAGCAGGTCGGCGATCTTGGCCCGGTCCTCCAGGTCCGGGCAGGCGCCGTAGCCGAGGGAGAAGCGGGCGCCCCGGTACTTCAGGGCGAACATGTCCTCCATCGCGGCCGGGTCCTCACCGCCGAAGCCCAGCTCGGCGCGGACCCGCGCGTGCCAGTACTCGGCGAGGGCCTCCGCCAGCTGCACGGACAGCCCGTGCAGCTCCAGGTAGTCGCGGTAGGCGTTCGCCTCGAACATCCGGGCGGTCTCCTCGCCGATCCTGGAGCCCACGGTGACGACCTGGAAGCCGACCACGTCGGTCTCGCCGGACTCCTCCGGACGGAAGAAGTCCGCCAGGCACAGACGGCGGCCGCGCCGCTGGCGCGGGAAGGTGAAGCGGGTGCGCTCGTTGCCCCGCTCGTCCAGGACGATCAGGTCGTCGTCCTTGGAGACGCACGGGAAGTAGCCGTAGACCACGGCGGCCTCCAGCAGGTTCTCCGTCTGGAGCCGGTCCAGCAGTCCGCGCAGCCTGGGCCGTCCCTCGGTCTCGGCCAGCTCCTCGTAGCTCGGTCCGTCGCCGCTGCGCGCCTGCTTCAGGCCCCACTGGCCCTTGAAGAGGGCGCCCTCGTCGAGCCAGCTCGCGTACTCCTTGAGCTGGATGCCCTTGACGACGCGGGTGCCCCGGAAGGGCGGGGTGGGGACCGGGTTGTCGGTGGCGACGTCGGAGCGGACGTGCCCCTCCTCGGGGCGCTCCTCGATCTCGACGGCGGCCGCGCGGACCCGGCGCTGCCTCAGTTCCGGCAGCTGGGCGCCGGGCACACCGCGCTTGATGCCGATGAGGGCGTCCATCAGGCGCAGGCCCTCGAAGGCGTCGCGGGCGTAGCGGACCTCGCCCTGGTAGATCTCGTGCAGGTCCTGCTCGACGTAGGCGCGGGTGAGGGCGGCACCGCCCAGGATCACCGGGTAGTCGGCGGCCAGGCCGCGCTGGTTGAGCTCCTCCAGGTTCTCCTTCATGATCACGGTGGACTTGACCAGCAGGCCGGACATGCCGATGACGTCGGCCCTGTGCTCGTCGGCGGCTTCCAGGATCGCGGAGACCGGCTGCTTGATGCCCAGGTTGACGACGTTGTAGCCGTTGTTCGACAGGATGATGTCGACCAGGTTCTTGCCGATGTCGTGCACGTCGCCGCGGACCGTGGCGAGCACGATGGTGCCCTTTCCGGCCTCGTCGGTCTTCTCCATGTGCGGCTCGAGGTGGGCCACCGCGGTCTTCATCACCTCGGCGGACTGGAGCACGAACGGCAGCTGCATCTGGCCGGAGCCGAAGAGCTCGCCGACCACCTTCATGCCGTCCAGGAGGGTGTCGTTGACGATGGCGAGGGCCTTGCGGGTCTGCAGGGCCTCGTCCAGGTCGGCCTCCAGGCCGTTGCGCTCGCCGTCGATGATGCGGCGCTTGAGGCGCTCCTCCAGCGGCAGCGCGGCCAGTTCCTCGGCCTTGCCCGCCTTCAGGGACTTCGCGGTGGCGCCCTCGAAGAGCGCCATCAGCTTCTGCAGCGGGTCGTAGCCCTCGCTGCGGCGGTCGTGGATGAGGTCGAGGGCGGTGCGGACCTCCTCCTCGCTGAAGCGCGCGATGGGCAGGATCTTCGACGCGTGCACGATCGCCGAGTCCAGTCCGGCCTTGACGCACTCGTCGAGGAAGACGGAGTTCAGCAGGATGCGGGCGGCCGGGTTGAGGCCGAAGGAGATGTTCGACAGACCCAGCGTGGTCTGCACCTTCGGGTGGCGCCTCTTCAGCTCGCGGATGCCCTCGATGGTGGCGACGCCGTCCTTGCGGGACTCCTCCTGGCCGGTGCAGATGGTGAAGGTCAGACAGTCGACGAGGATGTCCTCCTCACGGATGCCCCAGTTGCCGGTCAGGTCGTCGATCAGCCGTTCCGCGATCTCGACCTTCTTCTCGGCGGTGCGTGCCTGGCCCTCCTCGTCGATGGTCAGCGCGATCAGCGCGGCGCCGTGCTCCTGGGCCAGCCGGGTGACGCGGGCGAACCGGGACTCCGGTCCGTCGCCGTCCTCGTAGTTCACCGAGTTGATCACCGCGCGGCCGCCGAGCTTCTCCAGCCCGGCCCGGATGACGTCGACCTCGGTGGAGTCCAGGACGATGGGCAGGGTGGAGGCGGTGGCGAACCGGCCCGCCAGCTCCTCCATGTCGGCGACGCCGTCGCGGCCGACGTAGTCCACGCAGAGGTCGAGCATGTGCGCGCCCTCGCGGATCTGCTCCCGGGCCAGCTCCACGCAGTTGTCCCAGCGGCCCTCGAGCATCGCCTCGCGGAACTTCTTCGAGCCGTTGGCGTTCGTACGCTCGCCGATCGCCAGGTAGGCGGTGTCCTGGCGGAAGGGGACGCTCTGGTAGAGGGAGGCGGCGCCGGGCTCCGGACGCGGGTCGCGCTCGACGGGGGCCAGGCCGCGCACCCGCTCCACGAGCTGCCGCAGGTGCTCGGGCGTCGTGCCGCAGCAGCCGCCCACGAGGGACAGGCCGTAGTCGCGGACGAAGTTCTCCTGGGCGTCCGCCAGCTCTCCCGGGGACAGCGGGTAGCGCGCGCCGTCCTTGGTGAGTTCCGGCAGACCGGCGTTCGGCATGCACGACAGCTGGACGCGGGAGTGGCGGGCGAGGTGGCGCAGGTGCTCGCTCATCTCGGCCGGGCCGGTGGCGCAGTTCAGGCCGATCATGTCGATGCCCAGCGGTTCCAGCGCGGTGAGCGCGGCGCCGATCTCGGAGCCGAGCAGCATGGTGCCGGTGGTCTCCACCGTGACCGAGACGATCAGGGGGACCTCGAAGCCGGCGGTCTCCATCGCGCGGCGGGCGGCCACGACGGAGGCCTTGGTCTGCAGCAGGTCCTGGGTCGTCTCCACCAGCAGGGCGTCGGCGCCGCCGGCGAGCAGGCCCTCGGCGTTCTGCTGGTAGGCGTCGCGGATGGCGCCGAAGGTGGTGTGGCCGAGGGTGGGCAGCTTGGTGCCGGGGCCCATCGAACCGAGCACCCAGCGGGCGCGGCCGTCCCGGGCGGCGTACTCGTCCGCCGTCTCACGGGCGATGCGGGCGCCCGCCTCGGACAGCTCGACGACGCGCTCGGCGATGTCGTACTCGCCCAGGGCGGAGAGGTTGGCGCCGAAGGTGTTGGTCTCGACGCAGTCGACTCCGGCGTCGAAGTACTCGGCGTGGACCGAACGGACGATGTCCGGCCGGGTCAGGTTCAGGATCTCGTTGCAGCCCTCGAGGTTCTCGAAGTCCGCGAGGGTGGGGTCGTGTGCCTGGAGCATGGTGCCCATGGCACCGTCGGCGACCACCACCCGGGAGGCGAGTGCCTCGCGGAGGGCGGACACACGGGTCCGGCTGTCGGCGGAAGGGGTCAGCGGCAACGAGGCCATGTACGGGGCTCCCTCAGGTGCGACGGCTGTCGGCTTTGCGGCTGCCCGGGAAACCCGTCGTCGGAGCGTCCCCGGCTGGGCGCACCCCGTCAGGGTATCCGGGACCTCGCCCCGATGTTCAGGGCGTCCACGGGGCGGACGATGATGACCGGCGGCCGGCGTACGGAGTACGGGTGACGGAACCGATCACGACCGAACATTGGCGAGAGGTCGGCATCGACCGGTAGTGTTCGGCATTGCCGAACAGTGGCAGCGGCGCGTCACGGGGCGACGGGCCGAAGGGGACGGAGGCAGTACGGCGATGGCACGGAACATCCAGTCGCTCGAACGGGCGGCAGCGATGCTGCGGCTGCTCGCGGGCGGCGAGCGGCGGCTCGGCCTGTCGGAGATCGCCTCGTCGCTCGGCCTCGCCAAGGGCACCGCCCACGGGATCCTGCGCACCCTCCAGCAGGAGGGGTTCGTCGAGCAGGACGACGCCTCCGGGCGCTATCAGCTGGGCGCCGAGCTGCTGCGCCTGGGCACCACGTACCTGGACGTGCACGAGCTGCGGGCGCGCGCCCTGGTGTGGACGGACGACCTGGCCCGCTCCAGCGGCGAGAGCGTCCATCTCGGCGTGCTGCACCAGCGGGGCGTGCTGATCGTGCACCACGTCTTCCGGCCCGACGACAGCCGGCAGGTCCTGGAGATAGGCGCCATGCAGCCGCTGCACTCCACGGCGCTCGGCAAGGTGCTGTCGGCCTACGACCCGGTGGCCCACAGCGAGGCCCTGGAGGCCGACCGCACGGCCTTCACCGACCGCACGGTGTGCGATCCGGACGCCTTCGAGCAGATCCTCGACCTCACGCGTGCGCGGGGTTACGCGGCGGACGTGGAGGAGACCTGGGAGGGCGTCGCCGCCGTCGCCGCCCCCATCCACGACCGGCGGCGCATGCCGGTGGGCGCGGTGGGCATCACGGGGGCGGTGGAGCGGCTGCGCCGGGAGGGCGAGCTGCGGCCCGAGCTGATCGCGGCGGTGCGGGACTGCGCCCGCGCGGTGTCGCGGGACCTGGGCGCCGGGCGGTTCTGAGCGGAACAGGAGAACTTCGACCGGGATGCCGTGCGGCATTCCGGTCATGGGCGTACCCGGAGGCCCTCATGCCGGTCACATGGGTACAGAACCGCCTGAAGATCGATAACTCGTGGCGATCAATAACGATCGCGTTTTCGATAACCAAACTCTTGACGCCCGCCTGACGTCGGGAAAGACTCCCGTCCATCGGTCGGCATTGTCGAACACCTACCGGCAATACGCGTTAGAGTGTGACAACGCCATGGGCCGGCATCGCTCTCACCCCTGAGGGCGCCAATCCCCGGTGGGACCCGGGGGTCGGCTCCCTGGACGAAGGACAAAGGAGTCGCGGGTGTCCAGCTCCGACATCTTCATCGGCGAGACCATAGGTACCGCCATACTCATCCTGCTCGGCGGCGGTGTGTGCGCCGCCGTGACGCTGAAGGCCTCCAAGGCCCGTAACGCCGGCTGGCTCGCCATCGCCTTCGGGTGGGGCTTCGCCGTCATGACGGCGGTCTACATCGCCGGACCGCTCTCCGGCGCCCACCTCAACCCGGCCGTCACCGTGGCGCTCGCCATCAAGGACGGCGAGTGGGGCAACGTTCCGGTCTACTTCGCCGGAGAGTTCCTCGGCGCGATGATCGGCGCGGCCCTGGTCTGGCTCGCGTACTACGGCCAGTTCCTGGCGCACCTCACCGACAGCGAGATCGTCGGCGGCCCGGGAGCGCAGGACACCGCCGCCAAGGCGGTCGAGGCCCAGGAGAAGGGCGCGGGCCCGGTGCTCGGCATCTTCTCCACCGGTCCGGAGATCCGGCACACGGTGCAGAACCTCGCCACGGAGATCATCGGCACCTTCGTGCTGCTGCTCGCCATCCTCACCCAGGGCCTGAACGACGCGGGCAACGGCCTCGGCGTGCTGGGCGGCCTGATCACGGCACTCGTCGTCGTCTCCATCGGTCTGTCGCTCGGCGGCCCGACCGGTTACGCGATCAACCCGGCCCGTGACCTCGGTCCGCGCGTCGTCCACGCCCTGCTGCCCCTGCCCAACAAGGGCGGCTCCGACTGGTCCTACGCCTGGATCCCGGTGGTCGGTCCGCTGATCGGCGGCGCCATCGCGGCCGGTGTCCACAACGTCGCCTTCGCGTAACGCCGCAGCAGCGCCTTACGTACTGCCCCGTTAACCAAGGAACTCCAGGAGCACACCGTGACCGACGCCCACACCGCCGGCCCCTTCATCGCCGCCATCGACCAGGGCACCACCTCTTCCCGCTGCATCGTCTTCGACCGCGACGGACGCATCGTCTCCGTCGACCAGAAGGAGCACGAGCAGATCTTCCCCAAGCCGGGCTGGGTGGAGCACGACGCCACCGAGATCTGGACCAACGTCCAGGAGGTCGTCGCCGGTGCCGTCGAGAAGGCCGGCATCACCCGCGACGACATCAAGGCCATCGGCATCACCAACCAGCGCGAGACCACCGTGCTGTGGGACCGCCACACGGGTGAGCCGGTGCACAACGCGATCGTCTGGCAGGACACCCGCACCGACGCCCTCTGCCGCGAGCTCGGCCGCAACGTCGGCCAGGACCGCTTCCGCCGGGAGACCGGTCTTCCCCTCGCCTCCTACTTCGCCGGCCCCAAGGCCCGCTGGCTGCTCGACAACGTCGAGGGCCTCAAGGAGCGCGCCGAGGCGGGCGACATCCTCTTCGGCACCATGGACACCTGGGTCATCTGGAACCTGACCGGGGGCACCGACGGCGGCCACCACGTCACCGACGTCACCAACGCGTCCCGCACGATGCTGATGAACCTGCACACCATGCAGTGGGACGGGAAGATCGCCGACTCCATCGGTGTTCCCCTGACGATGCTTCCGGAGATCCGCTCCTCCGCCGAGGTCTACGGCGAGATCAAGGGCGGCAGACTGG carries:
- a CDS encoding HAD family hydrolase — protein: MTSTVPALGTRTAEGSSLQAVLLDMDGTLVDTEGFWWDVEVEVFASLGHTLDDSWRHVVVGGPMTRSAGFLIEATGADIGLDELTVLLNDGFEDRIDRALPLMPGAARLLAELSEFEIPTALVSASHRRIIDRVLTTLGPHHFALSVAGDEVPRTKPHPDPYLAAAGGLGVDPLWCAVVEDTVTGVTAAEAAGCHVVAVPSVGPITPAVRRTVVPSLEAVDLTFLRGLMTEMR
- the metH gene encoding methionine synthase → MASLPLTPSADSRTRVSALREALASRVVVADGAMGTMLQAHDPTLADFENLEGCNEILNLTRPDIVRSVHAEYFDAGVDCVETNTFGANLSALGEYDIAERVVELSEAGARIARETADEYAARDGRARWVLGSMGPGTKLPTLGHTTFGAIRDAYQQNAEGLLAGGADALLVETTQDLLQTKASVVAARRAMETAGFEVPLIVSVTVETTGTMLLGSEIGAALTALEPLGIDMIGLNCATGPAEMSEHLRHLARHSRVQLSCMPNAGLPELTKDGARYPLSPGELADAQENFVRDYGLSLVGGCCGTTPEHLRQLVERVRGLAPVERDPRPEPGAASLYQSVPFRQDTAYLAIGERTNANGSKKFREAMLEGRWDNCVELAREQIREGAHMLDLCVDYVGRDGVADMEELAGRFATASTLPIVLDSTEVDVIRAGLEKLGGRAVINSVNYEDGDGPESRFARVTRLAQEHGAALIALTIDEEGQARTAEKKVEIAERLIDDLTGNWGIREEDILVDCLTFTICTGQEESRKDGVATIEGIRELKRRHPKVQTTLGLSNISFGLNPAARILLNSVFLDECVKAGLDSAIVHASKILPIARFSEEEVRTALDLIHDRRSEGYDPLQKLMALFEGATAKSLKAGKAEELAALPLEERLKRRIIDGERNGLEADLDEALQTRKALAIVNDTLLDGMKVVGELFGSGQMQLPFVLQSAEVMKTAVAHLEPHMEKTDEAGKGTIVLATVRGDVHDIGKNLVDIILSNNGYNVVNLGIKQPVSAILEAADEHRADVIGMSGLLVKSTVIMKENLEELNQRGLAADYPVILGGAALTRAYVEQDLHEIYQGEVRYARDAFEGLRLMDALIGIKRGVPGAQLPELRQRRVRAAAVEIEERPEEGHVRSDVATDNPVPTPPFRGTRVVKGIQLKEYASWLDEGALFKGQWGLKQARSGDGPSYEELAETEGRPRLRGLLDRLQTENLLEAAVVYGYFPCVSKDDDLIVLDERGNERTRFTFPRQRRGRRLCLADFFRPEESGETDVVGFQVVTVGSRIGEETARMFEANAYRDYLELHGLSVQLAEALAEYWHARVRAELGFGGEDPAAMEDMFALKYRGARFSLGYGACPDLEDRAKIADLLEPERIGVQLSEEFQLHPEQSTDAIVIHHPEAKYFNAR
- a CDS encoding IclR family transcriptional regulator; translated protein: MARNIQSLERAAAMLRLLAGGERRLGLSEIASSLGLAKGTAHGILRTLQQEGFVEQDDASGRYQLGAELLRLGTTYLDVHELRARALVWTDDLARSSGESVHLGVLHQRGVLIVHHVFRPDDSRQVLEIGAMQPLHSTALGKVLSAYDPVAHSEALEADRTAFTDRTVCDPDAFEQILDLTRARGYAADVEETWEGVAAVAAPIHDRRRMPVGAVGITGAVERLRREGELRPELIAAVRDCARAVSRDLGAGRF
- a CDS encoding MIP/aquaporin family protein; translated protein: MSSSDIFIGETIGTAILILLGGGVCAAVTLKASKARNAGWLAIAFGWGFAVMTAVYIAGPLSGAHLNPAVTVALAIKDGEWGNVPVYFAGEFLGAMIGAALVWLAYYGQFLAHLTDSEIVGGPGAQDTAAKAVEAQEKGAGPVLGIFSTGPEIRHTVQNLATEIIGTFVLLLAILTQGLNDAGNGLGVLGGLITALVVVSIGLSLGGPTGYAINPARDLGPRVVHALLPLPNKGGSDWSYAWIPVVGPLIGGAIAAGVHNVAFA